One window of the Puntigrus tetrazona isolate hp1 chromosome 13, ASM1883169v1, whole genome shotgun sequence genome contains the following:
- the apcs gene encoding amyloid P component, serum produces MKTLASSVFFFVLCSLALCQLKKDRKCLREKVITFPELSTSNWVKLHPNESMDLSAITVCLRFYTELMSADPCFFSLATPSYTKDFSLRWLSVSKKYEMTIHSSQVQFDGLAFNNNQWMSVCATWDAKNGLAQMFVNEVASIKKAVGPKVSFKGDPVITLGQYQTEYDGGFQHTNIFTGFLADVHVHGQTLTTRQIKTYMEAKSKYKLGDYINWHNLMYTTAGSAQVEEKHHVTFYTKEEQQ; encoded by the exons ATGAAGACACTTGCTTCAtccgttttcttttttgtccttTGCAGTTTGGCACTGTGCC AGctgaagaaagacagaaaatgtTTGAGGGAGAAGGTCATCACATTCCCAGAGCTGTCCACCAGCAACTGGGTGAAGCTCCATCCGAATGAATCTATGGACCTGTCTGCAATCACCGTGTGTTTGAGATTCTACACTGAACTAATGAGCGCCGacccatgttttttttctttggctaCACCATCCTATACTAAAGACTTTTCTTTACGTTGGTTAAGTGTAAGCAAAAAGTACGAGATGACTATTCATAGCTCCCAGGTTCAATTCGATGGGTTGGCGTTTAACAATAATCAGTGGATGTCAGTCTGTGCGACCTGGGATGCCAAAAATGGTCTGGCACAGATGTTCGTGAATGAAGTAGCCAGCATTAAGAAGGCAGTGGGTCCTAAAGTGTCTTTTAAAGGAGACCCTGTCATCACACTTGGCCAGTATCAGACTGAATATGATGGAGGGTTCCAACATACCAACATCTTCACAGGCTTCCTGGCAGATGTGCATGTACACGGGCAAACCTTGACCACCCGTCAGATTAAGACCTACATGGAGGCAAAGAGCAAATACAAACTCGGCGATTACATTAACTGGCATAATCTGATGTACACCACTGCTGGGTCTGCACAAGTGGAAGAAAAACATCATGTAACATTCTATACCAAAGAAGAGCAGCAATAG